The DNA window GAACCCCTCGACCTCTATGGGAAGTACCTCCCCCCTCCGTGGAACGTAGACATTCGAACAAGCCTGGGGAAGGTTGCTCCTTcgaaagaattttttttttttttcctgctgcGTCCTCTGAATTGGGCTTACCTCGCACTCGGTTGCTCGGCAGGGCACCCCTGTGTGTGCGTTGATACATTCGTGCATAGGCACACTTGTGTGTGTTCGCCTTCTGCTCCCTTCGGCTGCGCACCACTCACGTATTGTTACTCTGCGTAGCGTACGATTGCGTGGAAACAAATTCCCCTGGGTTTTTTGCGCGTGGAAGAGTAGGTAACCTCTACCactatgctttttttttttcctctctctCGGAACGTGCACTGCTAGCCAGTTCTTCCCCCGTTAAGGCGAAACTGCCGCGCTTTAACAGCTCGCAGAAAAGTCATTCCCCCGATGTGTTGGGTACCTTTGATGGGGAAAACCAAAACGGGGCGAAGCACACCATGTTTGAGCGGTCACCATGTTTGAGCGGCCATCACGAATGAGCAGTCACCACGAATGAGCAGTCACCACGAATGAGCAGTCACCACGAATGAGCAGTCACCACGAATGAGCAGCCACCACGAATGAGCTGCCTGTTCGTCTTGGCCTAGCTCAGCTCAGTTTAGCTAAGTTTAGCTTAACCGTaggaatgaacaaattttaattaacaaTCGATCGTTTCAATCATTCTGGAGGGGTTGATGCATCTCTATGAggatttcccccccccggaAACCAACTCCCAACAGGGGAGCAGAGCACACATGCAAGTACGTAGCACATGGCACATAGCACATGGCACATAGCACATAACACATAACACATAACACGGGGGAGGAAAGGGATAACCAACTGCGtgtagaaaaagaaaaaatcagaaaaaacGTTTCATCAAATAGGTACCAAATAATGCATTACTGCAAGACAGTGTAGGGGGGGATCATATAGTGGGGGAATCAGACATGCATGGAGCGCGTCTGGGGGGGGATATCATAACCAAACGGGTAAGCCACTCACTGGGCTACaatcacacaaaaaaaaaaaaaaaaaaatcgtaaaaaaatatgaacaagccAGCCGCAaatggtagaaaaaaaaaaaaattgtccaaaaaaaatatgaacaagccATCTGCAAatggttggaaaaaaaaaaaaagtgcaaaaaaaatatgaacaggcaaggtaaaaaaataaaaattggcCAGTGAAAACTAACATGTCCCATTTAACACCACTCACTCAGGGGTGgcaaagaaggaggaaagaaaGTGCAGTCAATGAACGCACGCTCGCTGTAGCACTATCCCAATTTGGAATGAGTCATTTTTCCCGACTGGAAAATTAACtcaattattttgtacatcaCTATTGCAAGAATGGACACCAGGAAGCTCCGAACGACTGCGGGTGGGGGGGCAGAGAGAGGAAAAGAGACCGATAAATGAGAACAATAAATATGGCGAATCAACATGCATAAACGCACATGCGCGGTAGGACCCCGCTTTCACAGTGCGTTGTAGAGAATGTCTTACCCAGTCTGTGGCGCACACTCTGCGACAGGGGATTAAACTCTGCCTTGAAGTACCTCTTCGCGGTGGACCACGCCGCAGTGTGCAATGGCTCTGCCGAAGAAGCGCTGTCATTCGACTGAACAGCCGTTTCCGCGGGCCCCGTACTGTTGGTATTATCGAAAGTTTTCTCTTCACCAATTGTCATTATGTCGACGTAGTCCTTTACAAAGGTGTAGTGATCAGTTTGCGTGTTATTATCCCTATTTGTTGCGCCGGCCTGTATATACCTACGTTCAATCGCTTCCTGTGTGTACCTCTTCAGATTGTTGACGGAGATTTCCAGCTCAGGTAGGgcgttgttttttatttggtaCTTGAAAAAGGTGTGCTTTATAAATTCGATGTCGTAAGCGAAGTCGATGTGTGTGCAGGGGGTTCCCGCGTTGGAGGTTCCCCCGTTGGAAGTCCCCCCGTTGGAGGTTCCCCCGTTGGAAGTCCCCCCGTTGGAAGTCCCCCCGCTGGAGGTTCCTCCATGGGAGGCTTGCcccgtttttccccccccactgTTGTCCGTTTCCCCCTCCAGGAGCACATTGTGCAGCGTGAGTGTGATGACTGTACGGAAGCATCCAGCTAGCGGTACACTGCACAGAAGAACAACGCATTTCTGTATGATAATGACattatggagaaaaaaaaaagataaattttCCTTCACGTCAGATCGTGCAGGCATGCCAAACACTCTCTTCTCATCATCAAACAGAGATATATTATAAACGGATTCGTACGAAACGTGTCCCTTGCTCTGTAGTTCCCTATTCAAATTGTTCAAGTGCTCATAACTTAAACTGTTTGGGTTCTTGTCCTGAACATTTTTCACAAACGGGTTCTTATCATCGAATTGGGAGAAGATGTcgatgaatatttttttaaaatcttcaTTTATGTGTAGACTATCAGTGTGGTAGttgcattttataaaatttttttccctcatcaGATCTTCCTCTTTGTTTGTAATGTTTTGTTGTACAGTCTCGCTTCTCGTTTGTATGActatatattcttttttttctttgtttggAGGGGTGGTTCTTCCTGTGTTTTGCTCTTCGTCAGCTCGCTCTTCCGTCCGCTCTTCCGCCAGCTCTTCCGTCCGCTCTTCCATCCGCTCTTCCGTCCGCTCGGGATGGTCCTTCATTAGTATGTCGTACTGCGTCGGCGTGATGTTGTAAACGACGGACTCGTCATGCTGCTTCTTCGAACTCTTCGCTTCGCTCCGTAGATGGGGgcgtttcttcttcttcctcctccgatTTGGCTGACCCTGCCCGGTGGGTCCTTCCCCTTGGCTTGGCTCTTTCGTCGCTTCGTTTTCGCCGCCTCCATCCCCATCCTCATCGTCTTCCTCATCGtcatcttcctcttcctctccttcttctccttcttcctcttcttcttcttcctcctctcccctcTCCTCACTGTTGTACAGAACGACTCCCTTCTTGGGGATCTCACTAGCCAACCTGTTATCACGCATCATATGCATAATAAAGTCATGCGCATGATCCCTGTGTACAAAGGACGTGAAAACGAAGGACTTGTTTTTCGCAACAATTTTCAAAGCATTGgggataaaattaaagacgCTCATTTTCTGTACAGCTACTATAGACTCGTATGGAATGCGCACAATGGAAATTTTTGAGAACAGAGAATCGAAGAGGGACATGAAGTAGACGCTGTCGTGGGTAATGAACATTTTTCCCTGGAGGAGGATTTTCTTCATGAGGGCGCAGCTGTACGTTTTGATGGAACTGCGGACGATTGCATCTAAGTTGTTTTTGTCCGGCACTGTGTACGTGTAGTTTTCTTCGGACAGCATGGGGGCCAGGTCGGCGGCCCTTTGGTTTGCATCTCCTAAGTTGGCGGCCCCCTGGTTTGCACCTCCTTCGTTGGGGggctctccttttttatcacctcTCTTTGCAACATCATGGTTCGGGGCCTCTTCGTTAGAGCCATCCTTCTCGGgcgcttcctcctccgccgcTTCCTTCTCGGgcacttcctcctccgccgcCCCCTTCTCCGCCGCTCCCTTCTCAGGCACTCCCTTCTCCGCCGCTTCCTTCCCCGCCGCTTCCTTCCCCGCCGCTTCCTTCCCCGCCGCCCCCTTCTCTACTGCTTTCTTCCCCCACTTCCTTCTCCCTCTAAgcttccacttcctccttttgtcATACGTCTTTTTAATGTAGTCCAGCACGCCCTCACTCACGCCATCAAATGAGAACTCGCTGCAGCCGTCGTACGATTTGGTGCTCTGCTCCTCTATGGGGAGCACCCGTTCGGCATCGACATTGGCGTTGGCACCGGCGTCGTCTGCTGGCGGTGCGGCCGTGTCTTCGCCCACGTCTGCTTCTCCCACGTCTGCTGGCGGTGCGGCAGTGTCTTCGCCCACGTTTGCTTCTCCCACGTCAGCTCCTCCCACGTCTGCTCCTCCCACGTCTGCTTCGCCCACGTCTGCTTCTCCCACGTCTGCTTCTCCCACGTCTGCTTCGCCCATGTCTGCTTCGCCCATGTCTGCTTCGCCCATGTCTGCTTCGGTCACCACTACTACGCCTACCTCTTCCATTCTTCCCACTCCTTTCCCTACCGCTGCTCCCCCTTCTTCGGAACGACCAGCGTCATCCCCGAAAGTAGCTAACCGCGCAGGGGCTCGCAAGTCCTTCTCTTCTGTGCACGCTGCTCCAGGCGGCAAGTCCTCATTAATAACGTCACGAGAGAAACTTCCTCCTTTTGAGCAGTCGCCAAAGCAGAGTTGGTCGCCCACATCGCCTAGAcaactaatttttttcagtgaGTCGCTCGGGGGGATGCACCCTGTTTCGACGAGCATGTCGGGTTGGTTAGCAGAGCGGTCAGCCCGTTGGTTGGCAGAGCGGCCAGCCGGTTGGTTGGCAGAGCGGTCAGCCGGTTGGTCGGTCGCTTGCCCTGTTGACCGCCCCGCCTTGGAGTCGGTGAGGCTGCTTCCGTCCGGTGGTTCCCCTTCGGAAGGGTCCCTCCGCCtggcttcaaaaaaatggggactcCTCAAAAGGTGCGCGATTTTCTTATCCGCTTCGGGTTCTCCTATGGTGCACTTTCCTGCGTAGGTGGGGGACAAAGGTTCGTCGATTTTATCAGTCTCGAGTCGAGCGCAACAGAATTCGCAAGTGAACGTGGATTTACGCGTAagtgtatatacatgtgtgcgTTTACTGTGGGGCTCTACGCAAATCAACATGCAGCCTCCGCTGTCACGCAGGGGTGTGTGTAGGGGAGGGTGCACCTGTGCTCACGCGCACTTACATAGCACATTTACACATGAGCACTAACACAGGTGTAGACTTAAATGCACAGAAATGAGTTCGCACCGAGGTGGAAGGTTACAAAGTGCGAGGGGTTAcatgcactttttttcccactcaTTGCGCGTTCACTCGTTTACTCGTTCACCCGTTCATGTTTGGAAgcccctttgcatttttttttttttttttttttttttttttgttgatcTCACATCGTGCACTTTGCAGGGGGCACCCACCGTCGCAGCAACGGGCATATTCACTCTTGGATGTAAAGGTACGCTTGCGCGATTTCTCCTGGAGCCACATCCACAGGTGTACCGCGTAGCTGTACGTACACGCATTGTTCTTTCCCTCTTAATTCGTCCACGCCGAGGGCAGAAGTGGGCCGACGGCTGGCGCATCCCGTACCGCTCTTTGTTCTACTTGGTCAAACGTCACATGAGttatcctcccccccccggtgatgacgatgatgacgacTCATATGCACACTTTTGTGTAAGTACACACtcgaaggagaaaacaaaaaggatataatttttttcttcacacaCATGAACACACTTGGGCAGTCACCCAGAGGAGAGGCCATCCCAAAAAGCTGCACAAGGCATCATTCGAGgtgtgcacatttgtgtGTAGAGGAGCAGGTGTAGTTTCCTCTCCTCACAGCTGCGTCATCGTACAATGTAACATGATTGACCCTCACCACTCTCCTAGCCATCACGCAGTTGCGAAGTTGCGATGTACACAGTTGCGAGGTACACGGTTGATTCACGTGCACATGGGAAGAGCTCCTTGGCAGGGAAGCGCCCCGTCAGCCTGGGCACCAACTGAACGTTTTATTTCTCTCCCTACTTTTTAATCCCTCCGTTGGGTGTCCCTTCCCCTCGTCTCCATCCTCTGGATATCTGTACgttgcacaaaattttttcatctccaAGTGGAACCTTCTGCTTGGCTTGGTTTGGCTGCCTCTTCGTTCATCTACATTTCTGCAGTGGGGCGGGGGGCTAACTGTGCAGTGCGCATCGATGGGTGCGGTGGACGCGGCGGACAATCGACACAATCGATACAATCAACCCTGCTATGCTATATTTGCACAGCACTCCTtaacggaaaaaagaagaggtaCCTAAAAAACGTGTCGTAGGGAAGGGCTATAATTTCCATCATAGGGAGGATCTCCtgggagtggaaaaaaaaaaaaatgaaagctaACTGGAGTGACAACGCAGTGGAGGGGTAGAACCatccaaaaggggagatTGATAACGGGTTGGACAAGCAAAGGAATCCTTTTTTCATGAGAGGATGAATGGGTCAACTGGTAAAGGAACCCTGGGAATGAACCAACCCTTACCTGATTCGTCTGTTCGTTTTTATAGTCACGTAGAGGATCCAGGTCTGATTTAATTTGTATGTAATCTCTCCACCTGTACGTTATGGCTGTTTGGAAAGGGGACAGAGATGATAGggatgtgtgtgtgtggggaaATTACTTCTTTGTTGGTGACACGAGAAGGGATTATCCTAAGGGGGCATTCAATGGGGCAGTGTCTCTCCTGGGTGAAAAGCTGTTGTTGTTTCGTTACTTTTCTGCCCcattgtttcctttttttttttttcatgcaaaTGGTTTACTCGGTCGGCTGTTCATGCGGCTGcgtggggggagggggaaagagaaaaaaaatgagaagggggaaaaaggcgGTGCAAAACGCGGCAGGTGAAAGGAGGCTGCGAACTGCGAAAGATGGCCAACGAAACAAACTGCGGAGACGAACTGCCTAACTCGGCGTCCGCGTgagcttcccctttttttttgcccaccTGTGATGTCCGTTTCTCGCGGCGGCGCTGCATTTTCCGGTGGGGAGGAGGTAGCCTACGTTCTTTGTGCCGAGGTGGGCGCTCAAGTGGGACCTGTGATTGAAGCGCAGCGGGAAGGAGATGaacagggggaagaagcagaagaaaaggagcagGCAAAGGGATAGCAACAACACGGACAACAAAGGGGTACACATAAGCAGACGGACGGATAGGCAAACAGATGGACTGACGGACTAACTGACTAACGACCCTCTCGCACAGATACGCACACACGCGCAGTGCCGCTCCCCCTCCGCCTTACATGAACGAGGGCAAATAGTCAACCCCGCGCAAAGCCCCGGCCAAGCGGGTCACCTGCCTCTTCCACTTCTCCACCCGACGGTGGCTCCTTTCCGTTTGCGAAATGCACAGCAGGTACAGTTCGATGATGACGCTTttctaaaaagggaaggagaaaaagaaagaatgaACGGTATGTCCACGTCAGAATGAACGGTACGTCCAAGTCATGTTCAGCGGATCAACAGGGGTGCTACCCAATTAACCCAAACCATTTTAAGTTTTTCTTTCGCCACCCTAGATGGTCCGATGACTCACCTTTCTGTTCGGGTCCTTAGATAGGTGGAAATTCTGCAGGGGGTGGAAGAGGAGAGATAGAATGAGGGGAGTACCCATTAAAGGGGTTTCTACATAAGTGTAGACATGACACTCGGTGAGGGTGCACAGATTAGACGGCATAGGAGAGGGACATTATTTTGACGGGTAGGAGAGAGGAGGGAAAACgggggttcagggtttagggttcagggtttagggttcaggtttagggtttagggttcagggtttagggttcagggtttagggtttagggttcagggtttagggttcaggtttagggttcacatttagggttcagatttagggttcagatttagggtttagggttcagatTTATGGAGTccctttttcatgtttttcttttctcctttgtacTTACACGCATGATACGTTTTAAAGTATCGTAGAATGAAGTGTTCAGCTGAACAACAGTGTTGAGGCACTCGAGGAGGTGCGATGTCAGCTGACTGCTTTGTTTGTCCTGCAATGTTGGGGAGAGCATAATTAGGATATTGATTTCGTTGCTTTGAGGGAATTGGCATGTGGGAGTCTCCTCTTGGttgagttattttttctgtctcgcaattttttcccataccCGGTTCACCATGTTGTGCTCGTGTAACGTGCGGAGGCGTCTGTTTAGTTGGCGGTAGGTTTTGCAgacctgcggggggggatgTGTGTTGGGGGATAAGGGTCGAGGGATGTGTCACCAATGGTGGAGCCACACAATTGGGTTCCACTAATCCTGAGGAGTGAATCTTTATTCCATGCTTGGACACACGTATCATAGGTATGGTGCAGTGGTGATGGTGGGTGGCAACTCACCCCCGACTTACCTGACTGATCGgatgcttcttcttcctgagGAGAAACCTAACAAGAGGTGACCATCAATGGTAGGAGAAGCAACGTTAACACTGCAACTGTgtttgtatgtgtgtgtagaTAAAGAGTAGGAGAGCTGGGGGCACTTGTATGGAGAATGGAAAAACTGTTTTACTTCACCAGGTCGTCGAAACTCTCATCGACtattgcttcttcctccatggGGGTTCCATTAGGCTGCTTCTCTCCTGAGTTCTCTCTCACCAactgataattttttttctcctcttcaaAAAGGACACCAATTTGTTGACCATTCGAATGACCTGGATGGGTTACACTCGTGTGGTTATTTTCTGCACAGAGGGGGAATGCACCGATTGGGGAGGTCCCTCTGATGATGCTTCCACTGCTAGGATGGTTAGCATTctgggggggaagcgtcATATGGTTGTCTCCATGTAGGTCTATGTCCTCCCCCTCTGAGACGGCTTCCATCCCTAcggcttcctcctttttactTTCCCAAGTGAGCAGTTCTGCGTTCTTCCCGTTTGGGTAGCTGCAAAAGAATGGGTGAAGGATTTACAAAGCGAGATGGCAGGATGGGAGGATCGGAGGATCGGAAGTGTGTGGGGGGCGGCGGTGAAAGGAGGCAGATCGGAACGAGTTGACCCCCTTTTCACGGAGACACTTCTCTCAGGTGTGCCCATTTACAGACTACTCTGCGACTGCTCTGTGACTGCTCTTTGACTGCTGTGTGGATTACCCAATCGGAGGCGCACACACTCCCTTTAGCTTCCGTGCGAggtgcttcatttttttcctgcaggAAGTGGCGGAGGATGCGCGATGTGATAGGGGTGCACTTTGACACACATGCCAAGTGATACGTACGACTGGATAGCTTTCtaaagtggaagaaaaaggttGCGAGTGAGAGGATTTGTAGCCACTCCCTCGCTCGATTGCTCGCTCGATTGCTCCCTCGATTGCTCACTCCCGTGCGGGGGTTACCTGAGGCGACGGGATGAGACGTCGTGTCGGCGTAGAAGATCGAAGCAGAGGTTAAGTAGCCCCCGATTTACTTCCTCATTTAGACGCCTGCACAGAgtgcataaaaaattcaacacCGCTTCGATCCTCAacttgaaagaaaaaagtaagtTGGAGTGAGCATCGGAGATGGTGTGATGGCAGCTTCCCTGTTTGTCTTTGCAGTGGACTCTCGTGTCTGACTCCTCCCTAAGTATACCCCGACATCGAACTGAGTGAACCTTCACAAATATACGATGCAAGTCCTGCAAAAAGGACACATActctttatttatttctctaCAAATGAGCTCAAAATAAATCTGTTTCAACTTTATTTTCTGCCTGATTAGTTTAAGTCTCTTCATGGAGAGTCCCTGTGATGTACTTGACCGGGTTCCCACTAGTCGAAGTTGAGTCGTTATGTGGTCAAGTATGAGATCGGTTGGGTGGGATCTGCGTGCTGTGGTGTCGCTCTGCATGGGAAGAGCCGCTTCACCGCCATTGCATCTACACACTGGCTGAGTGCCATCATTCGGGGGGTCGTCCCCGCCATGGGGGCTGCCCTGTTGATTAGCGGTGAAGCTACCCTGCTGATTAGCGGTGAAACTACCTTGATGGCTACCCTGTTGACTACCCTGCTGACTACCCTGATGACTACCCTGCCGACTACCCTGATGGCTACCCTGATGGCTACCCTGATGACTACCCTGCTGACTACCCTGCTGCCTATCCTGATGACTACCCTGATGACTACCCTGATGGCTGCCCCCCTTAGCTGCCCGCGCAAGCGCCTTCTCGGCGCGCGCCCGGTGCCTCTCCACCAGGGCCATCCATTTTAAAAGCTTTATAAACTCGTTCAGCCGACGAAGGTATGCATCTATGACGAACACGCAGTTCCTCACGTGGGTGTATGCATCTAAAGAGATCAGTGGTTTGGCCCTCGAGCGGGCCTTTTTCGCTGCCGTTGTTCTCGAGTCAAGAGTCGTGTTGCTGGGGTGTGAAAGCGAACCCTTGGCGCGTCCCTTCGGAGGGGGCCCTTCGAAAGTTGGCGCATCTTGGTTCGCGCGCGAAGTGGGATGAAAAAGGCACAGAGGAAGCATAGCCGAATCACAGCCGAATCACAGCCGAATCACAGCCGAATCACAGCCGAATCACAGCCGAATCACAGCCGAATCACAGCCGAATCACAGCCGAATCACAGCCGAATCACAGCCGAATCACAGCCGAATCACTGCCGAAGCAGAGTGGAAGTGTAGCGTGGGTTTACTACTCTCCAAAGCTGTAGCTCCTAATATGCGCAAaaaggtaagaaaaaaaaaaaaaaaNNNNNNNNNNNNNNNNNNNNNNNNNNNNNNNNNNNNNNNNNNNNNNNNNNNNNNNNNNNNNNNNNNNNNNNNNNNNNNNNNNNNNNNNNNNNNNNNNNNNNNNNNNNNNNNNNNNNNNNNNNNNNNNNNNNNNNNNNNNNNNNNNNNNNNNNNNNNNNNNNNNNNNNNNNNNNNNNNNNNNNNNNNNNNNNNNNNNNNNNNNNNNNNNNNNNNNNNNNNNNNNNNNNNNNNNNNNNNNNNNNNNNNNNNNNNNNNNNNNNNNNNNNNNNNNNNNNNNNNNNNNNNNNNNNNNNNNNNNNNNNNNNNNNNNNNNNNNNNNNNNNNNNNNNNNNNNNNNNNNNNNNNNNNNNNNNNNNNNNNNNNNNNNNNNNNNNNNNNNNNNNNNNNNNNNNNNNNNNNNNNNNNNNNNNNNNNNNNNNNNNNNNNNNNNNNNNNNNNNNNNNNNNNNNNNNNNNNNNNNNNNNNNNNNNAAAAAAGGagtaataaaatgaaaaaaaaaattgtggcgCGCGGAGGAagatacagaaaaaaattacacagcGGAGTTGAGATATGTACAGTGCAGTACAGTACAGTGCAGCACAGCACAGTATggtgtaaataaaaatggagatcCGTCCGTCGGGTTTCTCCCCTTCGGGGAAAGGTAACACTTGGGTGTGTGGGTGAGGGGCACACATAcgcgaaaggggaagagggCGGGGGGattttgttatttaaaaaaaaggggggggagggaagtaATGGTCACCGGGGTTGGACCCACATAACGAGCGGTGGGACAACTGCGATTGGGGGGTAGACTCACAGGGGTGGCGCTGCTCCTGTACCAATGCCGCATTCATCGCTTCACCCCTGGGTGGTGGCCCGGCGGCAGCTGGAATGGAGAGTCACGTAAAAGCTTTCGATGGACTTCCACAAAAGGCAGAGGTGGTAGCTCCTAccgggaggaaaaaaaccaTTGCTCACACAGAAGCCATTCTGAAGGAGGAAATTCATATCCTCGTCTCgccaaatttttattttcattttttttaagtcattAAAAAACAGTAGGTCATCAAATGTCAGTTTCTCCCCATGAGAGTGTCCTTCTCTCCTGtggttcttcttccttctgctGTCCTCATCGTTTATCCTCCTTTCCAATTCTTCATTACAGAAGTGAATAAATTTGGATAGATACTCGTCGTAATCTGCATCGGAGCACCAGTTGTTACCACTAAACTTGATGTTTGCCGATCCTTTGGTGTCACTCGTCTCGGTTTTACTTCCCTGAATGCTCAGCTTCTCTCCGTGATTATCGTGTgtgaatttattaaaaagggcaGAGTCCACTACTTCAAACAGGGCACTATTCATGTTGTGACCCTCTCGGTAAAGGTGGCTCTGCGTGAGGCTTTTCATTTGCACCGAGTGGACTATCTCGTCTATGTCCGCGCAGTTGAACAGAGTCGTCAGGACGGACAGCGCCAGCGTGTCGACGGGGGTGTGGGAGCCACTGTGGGAGCAACTGTGGGAGTCACCGAGCCAATCCCCATTGCGGGCCTCGCAATCGTCATTACTTTTGCCACCCCGGGCGTTTAATCCCGACCTCCCCTTCCTGAGCGACTTCAACAAGTGCTCGTACTTATCCGTGGCCCCGGGGTGCAGCGCGTTGAAGTGGCTGTTGAATTTGTGTCTGAAGGGGGCGTACTCCAGGGGGGGCGACGGCGCTGTCCAGGGGGAAGGCGTTTTCGAGGTGTGCGCCGTTGTCGAGGTGTCCGCCGCTGTCGAGTTGTGCGGCGCTGTCGAGTTATGCGGCGCTGTCGAGGTGAGTGGCGTTCTCGAGGGGAGCGGTGTCCTTCGCGGGGGCGACCCTCTCTGCATCGGCAGCCGCCTTATCGTCGAGGCTGCCCCCCGCGTGTATTTTGCCACGTAAAACTCGAAGAGCCTTCGGCGCGTGAACAGGTTGGGGAGATGGAAATGGATGACCTTGTCGAACCGCTTGGATCGCACGAGCGCGGAGTCTAGCATCTTGTACCGGTTGGTGGCCCCGATAAAGAGGATAAATTTCCCCGCTCGGTGCTTCCTCAGGTTGAACAGCTCCTCCACCTCCTGCAGCGTGAGGTCGTTGTTTAGGTAGTACTGCATAATTTCGTAGCCGTCCCGTTCTCTCGGGGGGGGGCCATGCCCGCTGGGGTGGCGATCACCGCTGGGGTAGCGATCACCGCTGGGGTGGCGATCACCACTGCTGTATGGATCCCCCCCGATGTGCCGCTTCACGTGATCCCCCCCGGTGTGCCGCTTCACATGGTCGTCGCTTGCACACTCGCTGCGCCCCTCTGCAGAGTCCGCTCCCGGCGCGACGATCTCCATGAAGGCTCTCCTGACGGTAGAAAAAAAGCCCCCTTTCTCCCGACCGCGAGATGCCATGAGGAACTGCTCCCGGTTGTACTCATGCAAAGAATCGATTTCTATCAACAGCTGGTTCAACGTCTGCGTGTACTCATGGTTGGCGTTGTTCCCCCCCTCGTTGTTCATGCATCTACTCAAGCCAATGCTATCTATCTCATCAATGAACAGAAGAACGGGTCTGGAGTTCCGTTTGGCTCTCTTAAAGTGGTTCCTTAATTTGGATGCCCCGTTTCCGATGTATAACTCTATGAAGGTTGATCCTGAGAGGTGAATGAACTCTACATCTAGCTCTCTCGCTATAGCTTTGGCTAACAGACTCTTCCCTGTTCCTGTCTCTCCAGTAAATAAAAGGGTGTTATAACCAGATAGGTTGAAATTTTCTGGAAATATACTCgaaaataagagaaaaaataaaaccccTTTAATGTCCTTCTTTGTCTTATCATTGAGGATAATATCACTCAAGGAGGTACCCTTACTTGTGCTGTGCAAAGAGCAATCTGTATTGGTAAAGGGTGATGAAAATGACAAATTCCTCTCATAGAAATAGAAAAACGTTGCCAAAGAAAGACTGTAAGTAACTAAAtcaaataaatttcttttaataatttcGACAAAGGATAACTTCATCGTTTTTTCatctaattttatttccacattttcgtaaattttatttttcagtaaaaatttcattatgtaatcattataaaaaattgtgtacatATTAGTCGTCTCTT is part of the Plasmodium cynomolgi strain B DNA, chromosome 1, whole genome shotgun sequence genome and encodes:
- a CDS encoding hypothetical protein (putative), translated to MEEVGVVVVTEADMGEADMGEADMGEADVGEADVGEADVGEADVGGADVGGADVGEANVGEDTAAPPADVGEADVGEDTAAPPADDAGANANVDAERVLPIEEQSTKSYDGCSEFSFDGVSEGVLDYIKKTYDKRRKWKLRGRRKWGKKAVEKGAAGKEAAGKEAAGKEAAEKGVPEKGAAEKGAAEEEVPEKEAAEEEAPEKDGSNEEAPNHDVAKRGDKKGEPPNEGGANQGAANLGDANQRAADLAPMLSEENYTYTVPDKNNLDAIVRSSIKTYSCALMKKILLQGKMFITHDSVYFMSLFDSLFSKISIVRIPYESIVAVQKMSVFNFIPNALKIVAKNKSFVFTSFVHRDHAHDFIMHMMRDNRLASEIPKKGVVLYNSEERGEEEEEEEEEGEEGEEEEDDDEEDDEDGDGGGENEATKEPSQGEGPTGQGQPNRRRKKKKRPHLRSEAKSSKKQHDESVVYNITPTQYDILMKDHPERTEERMEERTEELAEERTEERADEEQNTGRTTPPNKEKKEYIVIQTRSETVQQNITNKEEDLMREKNFIKCNYHTDSLHINEDFKKIFIDIFSQFDDKNPFVKNVQDKNPNSLSYEHLNNLNRELQSKGHVSYESVYNISLFDDEKRVFGMPARSDVKENLSFFFLHNVIIIQKCVVLLCSVPLAGCFRTVITLTLHNVLLEGETDNSGGGKTGQASHGGTSSGGTSNGGTSNGGTSNGGTSNGGTSNAGTPCTHIDFAYDIEFIKHTFFKYQIKNNALPELEISVNNLKRYTQEAIERRYIQAGATNRDNNTQTDHYTFVKDYVDIMTIGEEKTFDNTNSTGPAETAVQSNDSASSAEPLHTAAWSTAKRYFKAEFNPLSQSVRHRLVVRSFLVSILAIVMYKIIELIFQSGKMTHSKLG
- a CDS encoding hypothetical protein (putative); amino-acid sequence: MKHLARKLKGVYPNGKNAELLTWESKKEEAVGMEAVSEGEDIDLHGDNHMTLPPQNANHPSSGSIIRGTSPIGAFPLCAENNHTSVTHPGHSNGQQIGVLFEEEKKNYQLVRENSGEKQPNGTPMEEEAIVDESFDDLVKKKKHPISQVCKTYRQLNRRLRTLHEHNMVNRNFHLSKDPNRKKSVIIELYLLCISQTERSHRRVEKWKRQVTRLAGALRGVDYLPSFIRMNSRPTITYRWRDYIQIKSDLDPLRDYKNEQTNQEILPMMEIIALPYDTFFRNVDERRGSQTKPSRRFHLEMKKFCATYRYPEDGDEGKGHPTEGLKSRERNKTFSWCPG